The following coding sequences are from one Mycolicibacterium aichiense window:
- a CDS encoding FAD-binding and (Fe-S)-binding domain-containing protein, whose protein sequence is MAILASNQLIGRDRTMLREELERRVDGEVRFDTGSRGAYSTDASNFRQIPIGVVVPHTPEAAAEAVATCRRHDCSVFSRGGGTSLAGQCTNTGVVIDWSKFCTRVVSVDESAGTAVVEPGIKLDDLNDALKESGWMVGPRPSTHVSCTIGGMIGNNSCGATAQAYGKMVDSVRRLEVLTYNGLRLWVGPTSDEQLAEILAGDDDRADLYRRLIGLRDRYADEIRLRYPDIPRRVSGYNLDNLLPEKGLDAARLLVGSESTLVTVLRAEIALVRRPTAQVLTVLGFSDIQAAGAAVPQILPHQPAALEGFDSRLVSLEHVKHLAEGALDELPSGDAWLIVQFNGDDPEQADERARAMLDDLTGGDSQDTLVIDDADQQERMWSAREAGLGATAHQPDGKDTHAGWEDAAVPPERLGDYLAEFQQLLERYDYGSASLYGHFGQGCVHTRIPFDLTSAAGIATYRSFIEAAAQLVTGYGGSLSGEHGDGQQRGELLPIMFGEKIIEAFGELKSIFDPLNKMNPGKVVHPRPMDADLRWGSQFRPIEPKTLFAYPDDDHRFSRAANRCVGVGKCRGHESGVMCPSYRATGEEEHSTRGRARLLFEMLQGDVITDGWRSREVRDALDLCLACKGCRSDCPVNVDMATYKAEFMHHHYKRRLRPLAHYSMGWLPLLARIAAAAPRPINTLAHTPGITTALRAAGGIDQHRDIPRFATQRFTDWFRRRRAHRGSRGTVVLWPDTFTNSFDPDIAKAAVAVLEDAGFEVNVPRQAVCCGLTWISTGQLEVAQRVLRRTLGVLRPALRAGTPVVVLEPSCAAVFRSDLPELLHGDEDAQRLAQQTRTIGELLAERAPDWRPQYRDGKAIMQPHCHQHAILGIDKDHEFLDRTGLSTEILDAGCCGLAGNFGFENGHYDVSVTCAEDKLMPAVRAADAATTVIADGFSCRTQISHLAPDRNPRHTVEVLADTLGWRTQDDSGHGAGPRLAGIGAAMVLGATLAFRHHRGKAMP, encoded by the coding sequence GTGGCAATCCTTGCTTCCAATCAACTAATTGGCCGCGACCGCACGATGTTGCGCGAGGAGCTCGAACGGCGCGTAGACGGAGAGGTCCGATTCGATACCGGCAGCCGGGGCGCCTACTCCACAGACGCCTCCAACTTCCGCCAGATTCCCATCGGCGTCGTTGTGCCGCACACCCCGGAAGCCGCAGCCGAAGCCGTCGCGACGTGCCGAAGACACGACTGCTCGGTGTTCTCTCGCGGCGGCGGCACCAGCCTGGCCGGCCAATGCACCAATACCGGGGTGGTCATCGACTGGAGCAAGTTCTGCACCCGCGTGGTCTCGGTCGATGAGTCGGCCGGCACCGCCGTCGTCGAACCCGGCATCAAACTCGACGACCTCAACGACGCCCTGAAGGAATCGGGCTGGATGGTCGGACCACGGCCGTCCACCCACGTGAGTTGCACGATCGGCGGCATGATCGGCAACAACTCCTGCGGGGCGACTGCACAGGCCTACGGCAAAATGGTGGACTCGGTACGGCGACTGGAAGTGCTGACCTACAACGGATTACGGCTGTGGGTCGGCCCCACCTCCGATGAACAGCTCGCCGAGATCCTGGCCGGCGACGACGACAGGGCCGATCTCTACCGTCGGCTGATTGGCCTTCGCGACAGATACGCCGACGAAATCCGGCTGCGGTATCCCGACATCCCGCGACGTGTCTCTGGCTACAACCTGGACAATCTGCTGCCGGAGAAGGGCTTAGATGCCGCCCGTTTGCTGGTCGGCAGTGAGAGCACGCTGGTCACAGTGCTGCGGGCCGAGATTGCGCTGGTGCGGCGGCCGACGGCACAGGTGCTTACCGTCCTCGGCTTCTCCGATATCCAAGCGGCGGGAGCGGCGGTGCCCCAGATCCTGCCGCACCAGCCGGCCGCACTGGAGGGTTTCGACAGTCGCCTGGTTTCACTCGAGCACGTCAAGCACCTCGCCGAGGGCGCACTGGACGAATTGCCCAGCGGTGACGCCTGGTTGATCGTCCAGTTCAACGGCGACGACCCCGAGCAAGCCGACGAGCGCGCCCGGGCCATGCTCGACGACCTGACCGGCGGCGACTCTCAGGACACGTTGGTGATCGACGACGCCGACCAGCAAGAGCGGATGTGGAGCGCCAGGGAGGCCGGGCTCGGCGCGACCGCACACCAGCCCGATGGCAAGGACACCCACGCGGGCTGGGAAGACGCCGCCGTTCCTCCTGAGCGACTGGGCGACTATCTGGCCGAGTTCCAGCAGCTGCTGGAGCGCTACGACTACGGCAGTGCCTCGCTGTACGGACACTTCGGGCAGGGCTGCGTACACACCCGCATCCCTTTCGATCTGACCTCTGCCGCCGGGATCGCCACGTACCGGAGCTTCATCGAGGCCGCGGCGCAGCTGGTGACCGGCTACGGCGGATCGCTGTCGGGTGAACACGGGGATGGCCAGCAGCGCGGTGAGCTGTTGCCGATCATGTTCGGCGAGAAGATCATCGAGGCGTTCGGCGAACTCAAGAGCATCTTCGACCCCCTCAACAAGATGAACCCCGGCAAGGTCGTGCATCCCCGGCCCATGGATGCCGATCTGCGCTGGGGCTCGCAATTCCGCCCGATCGAACCCAAAACGCTGTTCGCCTATCCCGATGATGACCACCGCTTTTCTCGTGCCGCCAACCGTTGCGTGGGGGTCGGCAAATGCCGCGGTCATGAATCAGGGGTGATGTGCCCGAGCTACCGGGCCACCGGTGAAGAAGAACACTCCACGCGAGGTCGGGCCCGGCTGCTGTTCGAGATGTTGCAGGGCGACGTCATCACCGACGGCTGGCGGTCGAGGGAAGTTCGCGACGCGCTGGATCTGTGCCTGGCGTGCAAGGGGTGCCGCAGCGACTGCCCGGTCAACGTCGACATGGCAACCTACAAGGCCGAATTCATGCACCACCACTACAAACGCCGACTCCGCCCGCTGGCCCACTATTCGATGGGCTGGCTGCCACTGTTGGCCCGCATCGCCGCTGCTGCGCCGCGGCCGATCAACACACTGGCGCACACGCCCGGCATCACGACTGCACTGCGGGCCGCCGGCGGCATTGACCAGCATCGCGACATCCCGCGCTTCGCCACCCAGCGGTTCACCGACTGGTTCCGCCGTCGCCGCGCGCACCGGGGTAGCCGCGGCACCGTGGTGCTCTGGCCGGACACTTTCACCAACAGCTTTGATCCGGACATCGCCAAGGCCGCAGTCGCCGTCCTGGAGGACGCCGGGTTCGAGGTCAACGTTCCGCGTCAGGCCGTCTGTTGCGGACTGACCTGGATTTCCACCGGTCAGCTCGAGGTCGCCCAGCGTGTCCTGCGGCGCACCTTGGGGGTTCTCAGGCCGGCTCTGCGCGCCGGCACCCCGGTCGTTGTGTTGGAACCCAGCTGCGCGGCGGTCTTCCGCTCCGACCTGCCGGAGCTGCTCCACGGTGACGAAGACGCCCAACGGCTGGCTCAGCAGACACGCACCATCGGGGAGCTGCTCGCCGAACGCGCACCGGACTGGCGCCCGCAGTACCGGGACGGCAAGGCGATCATGCAACCGCATTGCCATCAGCACGCTATTCTCGGCATCGACAAGGACCACGAATTCCTCGACCGGACAGGTCTTTCCACCGAGATCCTCGACGCCGGGTGTTGCGGTCTCGCCGGCAATTTCGGCTTCGAGAACGGCCATTACGACGTCTCGGTGACGTGCGCCGAGGACAAGCTGATGCCGGCGGTCCGCGCCGCGGACGCCGCGACGACGGTCATCGCCGACGGCTTCAGCTGCCGCACCCAGATCAGCCACCTTGCTCCTGACCGCAACCCGCGCCACACCGTCGAGGTGCTCGCCGACACCCTCGGCTGGCGCACCCAAGACGACAGCGGACACGGTGCCGGCCCTCGGCTGGCGGGCATCGGCGCTGCGATGGTCCTCGGCGCAACTCTGGCCTTCCGGCATCACCGCGGTAAGGCGATGCCGTGA
- a CDS encoding glycosyltransferase: MRTAMVAEDASPLAAESGEAGGKSIYVAELSAAMAARGHDVTVYTRRSDPDSPRCIVTSRGYTVVQVDAGPAKPLPETEVSHHLGKFSHSLAEQWVEEPPDVVHAHYWTSGVATELATRGTGIPTVQTFHELGAAKDRQLGRRHADATARTKLEGLVARHASWIVATHTDELQELIRLGCSRSHASVVPCGVDVEKFSTTGPSVERGNRPRIVAVGTSLAHKGFDTIIIALRAIPQAELVIVGGADVESLADDDEVRRLSVLASELGVAERVVFTGAIPHDAMPEMLRSADVVLSTPWSEGFGIVPLEAMACGIPVVASAVGGVRDTIVHDVTGSLVPPRNPRAIAAATSTMLNDAFLRRSQGLAGRDRACARYAWNEIADEVLRIYEGLLDARPTLDATPPVKGYPTIEKSAEF, encoded by the coding sequence ATGAGAACGGCGATGGTGGCCGAGGACGCCAGCCCCCTTGCGGCCGAAAGCGGCGAGGCCGGCGGTAAGAGCATCTATGTCGCGGAGCTGTCGGCGGCGATGGCTGCCCGCGGCCACGATGTCACGGTCTACACCCGGCGCAGTGACCCAGACAGCCCGAGGTGCATTGTGACGTCGCGAGGCTACACCGTTGTGCAGGTGGACGCCGGTCCGGCCAAGCCCTTGCCGGAAACCGAAGTATCGCACCACCTCGGAAAATTCAGCCATTCACTCGCCGAACAGTGGGTCGAAGAGCCACCCGACGTAGTGCACGCACACTACTGGACATCGGGCGTCGCAACGGAATTGGCCACCCGTGGCACCGGCATTCCGACAGTACAGACATTCCACGAGCTGGGCGCCGCCAAGGACCGGCAGCTGGGCCGGCGCCACGCCGACGCAACCGCGCGGACGAAACTGGAGGGATTGGTCGCACGGCACGCCTCATGGATCGTTGCGACGCACACCGACGAGCTGCAGGAGCTGATCCGGCTTGGGTGTTCGCGGTCTCATGCGTCGGTTGTGCCATGCGGTGTCGACGTGGAAAAGTTTTCAACAACCGGCCCCAGCGTCGAGCGTGGCAACCGCCCCCGGATCGTTGCTGTTGGTACGTCATTGGCGCACAAAGGATTTGACACGATAATCATCGCGCTGCGGGCTATTCCTCAGGCAGAGCTGGTGATCGTCGGCGGAGCTGACGTCGAAAGCCTTGCCGACGATGACGAGGTGCGGCGGCTGTCAGTGCTGGCCTCTGAGTTGGGCGTGGCTGAACGCGTGGTGTTCACCGGAGCAATACCGCACGACGCAATGCCCGAAATGCTGCGCTCGGCCGACGTGGTGCTGTCCACTCCGTGGAGCGAAGGTTTCGGCATTGTGCCCCTGGAAGCCATGGCGTGCGGAATCCCGGTGGTCGCGTCGGCAGTGGGCGGGGTGCGAGACACCATCGTGCACGACGTGACCGGCTCCCTGGTGCCGCCGCGCAACCCGCGCGCCATCGCCGCGGCCACCTCGACGATGCTCAATGATGCGTTCCTGCGGCGCAGTCAAGGACTTGCCGGACGAGATCGTGCCTGCGCGCGATACGCCTGGAATGAAATCGCCGACGAAGTGCTGCGCATCTATGAGGGTCTGCTCGACGCTCGCCCGACCTTGGACGCCACCCCGCCGGTCAAGGGTTACCCCACAATCGAGAAGTCGGCTGAATTCTGA
- a CDS encoding enolase C-terminal domain-like protein has translation MTAAPTIERVTVSTYRFPAPHPESDGTLTWDATTAVAAEVHAGNVEGLGWTYSGTAAAAVIVDNLTPAIRGRDTFDIEGAWSAMHRACRNLGTKGLVMQAISAVDIALWDLKARLLAVPVTTLFGQVRDRVPIYGSGGFTSSTDTEIAQDVAAWRAAGCRSMKIKIGKAFGSDVEWDVRRAALLREIAGPDIELMVDANGAYTCGQAKRVGEELADLGLRWFEEPVSSDDKAGLADLRGAVTADVAAGEYISDTYDAQALAPVVSCLQLDATRCGGYTGFLRGCAIAAAHNLDVSGHCAPSLHAPVAAAVPRVRHVEWFTDHVRLEPLLVDGAPTVSGGTLEVTSRRPGHGMTLAAGAADYRL, from the coding sequence GTGACGGCCGCCCCTACGATCGAGCGGGTCACGGTGTCGACGTACCGATTTCCGGCACCGCATCCGGAATCCGATGGAACGTTGACATGGGATGCGACGACCGCGGTCGCCGCCGAGGTACATGCCGGCAATGTCGAGGGCCTGGGCTGGACGTACAGCGGCACCGCTGCCGCCGCGGTGATCGTGGACAACCTCACACCGGCAATACGGGGCCGAGACACGTTCGACATCGAAGGCGCGTGGTCGGCGATGCACCGCGCATGCCGCAATCTGGGTACCAAAGGTCTTGTGATGCAGGCGATCAGCGCGGTCGATATCGCGTTGTGGGATCTCAAGGCACGACTGCTCGCCGTCCCGGTCACCACATTGTTCGGTCAGGTCCGCGACCGTGTGCCGATCTACGGCTCGGGTGGGTTCACCTCTTCGACCGACACTGAGATCGCCCAGGACGTCGCGGCATGGCGGGCCGCCGGGTGCAGATCCATGAAGATCAAGATCGGAAAAGCTTTCGGCAGCGACGTCGAATGGGATGTGCGCCGGGCGGCGCTGCTGCGTGAAATCGCTGGTCCAGACATCGAATTGATGGTCGATGCCAACGGCGCCTACACGTGTGGCCAAGCCAAACGGGTCGGTGAAGAACTGGCCGACCTGGGGCTCCGCTGGTTCGAGGAACCGGTCAGCAGTGACGACAAGGCCGGTCTCGCCGACCTCAGAGGGGCGGTGACCGCCGACGTCGCCGCCGGCGAATACATCAGTGACACCTACGATGCACAAGCCCTGGCTCCGGTCGTCAGCTGCCTCCAGCTCGACGCCACCCGCTGTGGCGGGTACACGGGGTTCCTACGCGGATGCGCCATCGCCGCGGCACACAATCTGGATGTTTCGGGGCATTGCGCGCCCTCGCTGCACGCCCCGGTTGCGGCGGCGGTTCCCCGCGTGCGTCATGTCGAATGGTTCACCGACCACGTGCGCCTTGAACCGCTGCTGGTCGATGGGGCTCCCACAGTGAGCGGGGGGACACTGGAAGTGACGAGCCGACGTCCCGGTCACGGGATGACGTTGGCGGCCGGGGCGGCCGACTACCGCCTGTGA
- a CDS encoding nitroreductase family deazaflavin-dependent oxidoreductase, with the protein MPIYAYRLGCGWIFGDRLMLLNHIGRVSGAPRQAVLEVVRHDRGHDRYVVASGWGPTAAWYRNVLHTPRVSIQVGRRRIPVTAVPLSPEEGADVFARYAARHRTLARHLLPRLMGFSVDGSEGDFRAVGLHLPFVEFVPRAQQFGQPATESTDSGSYSNDERR; encoded by the coding sequence ATGCCGATCTACGCCTACCGCCTGGGCTGCGGCTGGATCTTCGGGGATCGGCTGATGCTGCTCAATCACATCGGCCGGGTCTCCGGCGCACCGCGCCAAGCGGTGCTTGAGGTGGTCAGGCACGATCGCGGGCACGATCGATATGTCGTGGCCTCCGGCTGGGGACCCACGGCAGCCTGGTACCGCAACGTTCTGCACACCCCGCGGGTCAGCATCCAGGTCGGCAGACGGAGAATACCGGTGACCGCCGTGCCTCTCTCCCCGGAAGAGGGAGCCGACGTCTTCGCCCGGTACGCGGCACGACACCGAACCCTGGCGCGCCACTTGCTCCCGCGTCTGATGGGATTTTCGGTCGACGGATCCGAAGGCGACTTCCGGGCTGTCGGGCTCCACCTGCCCTTCGTCGAGTTTGTTCCGCGCGCTCAGCAATTCGGTCAACCAGCAACCGAATCAACCGATTCGGGCAGCTATTCGAACGACGAAAGGAGATAG